From the Lolium rigidum isolate FL_2022 chromosome 2, APGP_CSIRO_Lrig_0.1, whole genome shotgun sequence genome, one window contains:
- the LOC124688324 gene encoding putative laccase-9 — protein MGVVIWLLAVVLTLGAAAGPAEASKNHHYDFFIKEANYTRLCQEKTILTVNGQFPGPTIFARKGDIVVVNVYNQGDKNITIHWHGVDQPRNPWSDGPMYITQCPIQPGANLTYTVILSEEEGTLWWHAHSDYDRTTIHGAIVIHPKLGTAFPFKKPHKEIPIILSEWWNADVNQLLEESRKTGGEVSISDVNTINGQPGDFFPCSKNGTFKAAVESGKTYLLRIINAGLANDLFFGVTGHRLTVVGTDARYTKPFTVNNILISPGQTVDALLHADRAANGSSKGRYYMAARTLASNTDIGYDNTTATAILEYTDAPPAARAGRPDSPTLPAFNDLNASAAYTAQLRSLGSKAHPVDVPMDVDEHMLITIAINVVPCATGNTTCEGPGGNRFAASLNNVSFHLPTLDILDAYYGSVRGVYETDFPDMPPFVFNFTDNNVPVERWFTKRGTKVKVLEYGAVVEVVFQDTAILGAENHPMHLHGFSFYVVGMGLGNFNQTKDPATYNLIDPPFQNTVTVPKSGWAAVRFRAANPGVWFMHCHFERHSEWGMDTVFIVKDGKTPEAKMMRRPPGMPRC, from the exons ATGGGGGTGGTGATTTGGTTACTTGCTGTGGTGCTAACGCTTGGAGCGGCAGCTGGCCCGGCAGAGGCCTCCAAGAATCACCACTACGATTTCTTC ATTAAGGAGGCCAACTACACGAGGCTCTGCCAGGAGAAGACCATCCTCACCGTGAACGGCCAGTTCCCTGGCCCGACCATCTTCGCGCGCAAGGGCGATATCGTGGTCGTCAACGTCTACAACCAAGGCGATAAGAACATCACCATCCACTG GCACGGTGTGGACCAACCCCGGAACCCGTGGTCcgacgggcccatgtacataacgCAGTGCCCCATCCAGCCCGGCGCCAACCTGACCTACACGGTCATCCTGTCCGAGGAGGAGGGCACCCTCTGGTGGCACGCGCACAGCGACTACGACCGCACCACCATCCATGGGGCCATCGTCATCCACCCCAAGCTCGGCACTGCCTTCCCGTTCAAGAAGCCTCACAAGGAGATACCCATCATCCTCA GTGAGTGGTGGAATGCTGACGTGAACCAGCTGCTCGAGGAGTCCAGGAAGACCGGCGGCGAGGTCAGCATTTCAGACGTTAACACCATCAACGGCCAGCCGGGGGACTTCTTCCCGTGCTCCAAGAACGGCACCTTCAAGGCGGCCGTGGAGAGCGGCAAGACGTACCTGCTCCGGATCATCAACGCGGGGCTCGCCAACGACCTCTTCTTCGGCGTCACGGGACACCGCCTCACCGTGGTCGGCACCGATGCCCGCTACACGAAGCCGTTCACCGTCAACAATATCCTGATCTCGCCCGGACAGACCGTGGATGCGCTCCTCCATGCCGACCGCGCCGCGAACGGCTCCTCGAAAGGCAGGTACTACATGGCGGCCCGGACGCTGGCGTCCAACACCGACATCGGGTACGACAACACCACCGCCACGGCCATCCTGGAGTACACGgacgcgccgcccgccgcgcggGCCGGCAGGCCAGACTCCCCTACCCTTCCGGCCTTCAATGACCTCAATGCATCGGCGGCGTACACGGCGCAGCTCCGTTCCCTGGGCAGCAAGGCCCACCCGGTAGACGTGCCGATGGACGTCGACGAGCACATGCTCATCACCATCGCCATCAACGTGGTCCCCTGCGCCACAGGCAACACGACGTGCGAGGGGCCAGGCGGCAACCGGTTCGCGGCGAGCCTCAACAACGTCAGCTTCCACCTCCCTACCCTCGACATCCTCGACGCCTACTATGGCTCCGTCCGCGGCGTGTACGAGACGGACTTCCCCGACATGCCGCCCTTCGTCTTCAACTTCACCGACAACAACGTCCCCGTGGAGCGCTGGTTCACCAAGCGCGGCACCAAGGTGAAGGTGCTGGAGTATGGCGCCGTCGTGGAGGTGGTGTTCCAGGACACGGCCATCCTTGGCGCGGAGAACCACCCCATGCACCTGCACGGCTTCTCCTTCTATGTGGTAGGGATGGGGTTAGGAAACTTCAACCAGACCAAGGACCCAGCTACCTATAACTTGATCGACCCGCCGTTTCAGAACACCGTCACCGTGCCAAAGTCTGGTTGGGCGGCAGTTCGCTTCCGAGCAGCAAATCCTG GTGTGTGGTTCATGCATTGTCACTTTGAACGTCATTCGGAGTGGGGAATGGACACTGTGTTCATCGTGAAGGATGGCAAGACTCCTGAGGCTAAAATGATGCGTCGTCCACCGGGCATGCCTAGGTGTTAA
- the LOC124688325 gene encoding transcription termination factor MTERF2, chloroplastic-like isoform X1 — protein sequence MLHFPKQLLSLRHPASPVILSLRRALLSTAAATDAPPGAFAAVDYLVTTCGLTPEQALKAARYISHCKSTSNADSVLAFLSGPALRLSKADIARVVSHDPRILNCSVENTLKARIASLRSYGLDDAQVRTFLRVTHCVFRTFSIQEKLGFWIPFLGSPEKLLRVLRHNYYLLTSDLDRVVKPNIATLRESGMSPADIARMCVPNSRLLTCNPDTVKSILERADKLGVPRNSPMFRQAVATTTGLGAETMAAKLKLFGETLGCSAAEVASAVRRNPVLLKVSGEKLRRVVEFLTKVVRVDTTYILARPAIVMYSLETRLAPRYSVMKALQEKHLIRKDHSFYSMVTSSDETFRRRHTHPHKDLLPGLDDAYMAACRGKTAHSSRAMKDPRYPWIFPALPVTVCWNGTADPPIPILATNYFTVGCAHTFEMIDALGKSVLGSASPMDIPRQFVIHVLKAKGLVKIDCDLYTVFTLAHEKFVKRSPGLADELLQVQL from the exons ATGCTTCACTTCCCGAAGCAACTCCTCTCGCTCCGCCACCCAGCCTCACCAGTGATACTTTCTCTCCGTCGGGCCCTCTTATCCACCGCGGCGGCCACCGACGCCCCGCCGGGCGCCTTCGCCGCCGTCGACTACCTCGTCACCACCTGCGGCCTCACGCCGGAGCAAGCCCTGAAGGCCGCCAGGTACATCTCTCACTGCAAGTCCACCTCCAACGCCGACTCCGTCCTCGCCTTCCTCTCCGGCCCCGCCCTCCGCCTCTCCAAGGCCGACATCGCCCGCGTCGTCTCGCACGACCCGCGCATCCTCAACTGCAGCGTCGAGAACACCCTCAAGGCCCGCATCGCCAGCCTACGCAGCTATGGCCTCGACGACGCGCAGGTCCGGACCTTCCTTCGCGTGACCCACTGCGTCTTCCGCACTTTCAGCATCCAGGAGAAGCTCGGCTTCTGGATCCCCTTCCTGGGGTCGCCGGAGAAGCTCCTCCGCGTCCTCAGGCACAACTACTACCTCCTCACCTCCGACCTCGACCGGGTGGTCAAGCCCAACATCGCGACGCTACGGGAGAGCGGGATGAGCCCTGCCGACATCGCCAGGATGTGCGTGCCCAACTCGAGGCTGCTCACCTGCAACCCGGACACCGTCAAGTCCATCCTCGAGCGCGCCGACAAGCTCGGCGTGCCGCGCAACTCGCCCATGTTCAGGCAGGCGGTGGCCACCACCACGGGCCTCGGCGCCGAGACCATGGCGGCCAAGCTCAAGCTCTTCGGGGAGACGCTCGGGTGCTCCGCGGCCGAGGTGGCCAGCGCGGTCAGGAGGAACCCCGTGCTGCTCAAGGTCTCCGGTGAGAAGCTTCGCCGCGTGGTGGAGTTCCTCACCAAGGTGGTCCGCGTCGACACCACCTACATCCTTGCCCGCCCCGCCATCGTCATGTACAGCCTCGAGACCAGACTGGCGCCGCGGTATTCCGTGATGAAGGCGCTCCAGGAGAAACATCTCATCCGGAAAGATCACAGCTTCTACTCGATGGTAACGTCTAGCGACGAGACGTTTCGGCGCAGGCATACACATCCCCATAAGGATCTTCTTCCGGGCCTTGATGATGCCTACATGGCTGCTTGCAGAGGGAAAACTGCTCACTCAAGTCGGGCTATGAAGGATCCTAGGTACCCTTGGATTTTCCCAG CCTTACCTGTAACTGTATGTtggaatggaacagcagatccacCAATTCCGATTTTGGCAACTAAT TACTTTACTGTGGGGTGTGCTCACACATTTGAGATGATTGATGCTCTGGGGAAATCTGTCCTGGGGAGCGCTTCGCCCATGGACATCCCGCGGCAGTTTGTCATACATGTTCTGAAGGCGAAGGGGTTGGTAAAGATAGACTGCGACTTGTACACCGTATTTACCTTAGCTCACGAGAAATTTGTGAAGAGGTCTCCTGGGCTTGCAGATGAGCTTCTCCAGGTTCAATTGTGA
- the LOC124688325 gene encoding transcription termination factor MTERF2, chloroplastic-like isoform X2: MLHFPKQLLSLRHPASPVILSLRRALLSTAAATDAPPGAFAAVDYLVTTCGLTPEQALKAARYISHCKSTSNADSVLAFLSGPALRLSKADIARVVSHDPRILNCSVENTLKARIASLRSYGLDDAQVRTFLRVTHCVFRTFSIQEKLGFWIPFLGSPEKLLRVLRHNYYLLTSDLDRVVKPNIATLRESGMSPADIARMCVPNSRLLTCNPDTVKSILERADKLGVPRNSPMFRQAVATTTGLGAETMAAKLKLFGETLGCSAAEVASAVRRNPVLLKVSGEKLRRVVEFLTKVVRVDTTYILARPAIVMYSLETRLAPRYSVMKALQEKHLIRKDHSFYSMVTSSDETFRRRHTHPHKDLLPGLDDAYMAACRGKTAHSSRAMKDPSLTCNCMLEWNSRSTNSDFGN; encoded by the exons ATGCTTCACTTCCCGAAGCAACTCCTCTCGCTCCGCCACCCAGCCTCACCAGTGATACTTTCTCTCCGTCGGGCCCTCTTATCCACCGCGGCGGCCACCGACGCCCCGCCGGGCGCCTTCGCCGCCGTCGACTACCTCGTCACCACCTGCGGCCTCACGCCGGAGCAAGCCCTGAAGGCCGCCAGGTACATCTCTCACTGCAAGTCCACCTCCAACGCCGACTCCGTCCTCGCCTTCCTCTCCGGCCCCGCCCTCCGCCTCTCCAAGGCCGACATCGCCCGCGTCGTCTCGCACGACCCGCGCATCCTCAACTGCAGCGTCGAGAACACCCTCAAGGCCCGCATCGCCAGCCTACGCAGCTATGGCCTCGACGACGCGCAGGTCCGGACCTTCCTTCGCGTGACCCACTGCGTCTTCCGCACTTTCAGCATCCAGGAGAAGCTCGGCTTCTGGATCCCCTTCCTGGGGTCGCCGGAGAAGCTCCTCCGCGTCCTCAGGCACAACTACTACCTCCTCACCTCCGACCTCGACCGGGTGGTCAAGCCCAACATCGCGACGCTACGGGAGAGCGGGATGAGCCCTGCCGACATCGCCAGGATGTGCGTGCCCAACTCGAGGCTGCTCACCTGCAACCCGGACACCGTCAAGTCCATCCTCGAGCGCGCCGACAAGCTCGGCGTGCCGCGCAACTCGCCCATGTTCAGGCAGGCGGTGGCCACCACCACGGGCCTCGGCGCCGAGACCATGGCGGCCAAGCTCAAGCTCTTCGGGGAGACGCTCGGGTGCTCCGCGGCCGAGGTGGCCAGCGCGGTCAGGAGGAACCCCGTGCTGCTCAAGGTCTCCGGTGAGAAGCTTCGCCGCGTGGTGGAGTTCCTCACCAAGGTGGTCCGCGTCGACACCACCTACATCCTTGCCCGCCCCGCCATCGTCATGTACAGCCTCGAGACCAGACTGGCGCCGCGGTATTCCGTGATGAAGGCGCTCCAGGAGAAACATCTCATCCGGAAAGATCACAGCTTCTACTCGATGGTAACGTCTAGCGACGAGACGTTTCGGCGCAGGCATACACATCCCCATAAGGATCTTCTTCCGGGCCTTGATGATGCCTACATGGCTGCTTGCAGAGGGAAAACTGCTCACTCAAGTCGGGCTATGAAGGATCCTAG CCTTACCTGTAACTGTATGTtggaatggaacagcagatccacCAATTCCGATTTTGGCAACTAA